Proteins co-encoded in one Nothobranchius furzeri strain GRZ-AD chromosome 4, NfurGRZ-RIMD1, whole genome shotgun sequence genomic window:
- the ano5a gene encoding anoctamin-5 isoform X2 yields MRLSGERSVGEAGRPVESAIWVAGRDDPGAERSVTIVGKQQQLPGTETVWSHGSLNMHRITGKSGEDNLIIEMSPTDSFNDDLNGCNQHASGSAFPYTPDVCVETCDSLNTSLASLAPSDQSDGPQYRSQSLEQISSLTGLWKKRALFLKYRSRIDKQQQSKDSVFFRDGVRRIDFVLSYVDEKDGERKQERRRIYEDNLVNVGLELETESKSESEDGKTYFVKIHAPWEVLSTYASVLNLKVPFKVDDTLDEKTEMPMSWLATPFRLPKDIMHPEPDYFTAPFNKDKPDFFLINDKDTFFPPSTRNRIVYYILSRCSYTGEECADKDKKGIKRLLNNSTYTAAFPLHDSRYWTRSKDANCESERYTLYKYWAKFLCFFKEQPLDLVRNYYGEKIGIYFAWLGFYTEMLLFAAVVGTICFLYGFLTFDDNEWSKEICNEKIGGNIVMCPLCDKKCSFWKLNTTCNSSWQSHLFDNVATVFFAIFMGIWVTLFLEFWKRRQARLEYEWDLFDFEEEQQQLQLRPEYEAKCTKHEKNPITQEMEPRLPLTSKCVRTCLSGATVLLWISLIIACIIGVIAYRLAVYAAFASIMKQSPTNHLEVVGPYITPQLATSVTASCINFVIIMILNLMYEKVAIWITDMEIPKTHLEYENKLTVKMFLFQFVNYYSSCFYVAFFKGKFVGYPGDYAYMFGKWSKLRNEECDPGGCLIELTTQLVIVMTGKQVWGNIQEALVPWMMNWWGSRKARNHPESLYSRWEQDHDLQGFGQLGLFDEYLEMVIQFGFITLFVASFPLAPLLALINNIIEIRVDAWKLTTQFRRPVAAKAHSIGAWEEILNGMAVLSVVTNAFIVAFTSDMIPRLVYMYAYQPDGELNMKGYINNSLSVFNISEIPLENRPEEEENPSWFNSSITTCRYRDYRYPPGHEKQYSHTMQFWHILAAKLAFVIIMEHVVFLVKYFVAWLIPDVPSDVRARIKRERYLVQKELHDYEVEKLKIQLSHQNHQECTCTPGIYPYLSKHEVLPEF; encoded by the exons ATGAGGCTTAGCGGTGAGCGGTCAGTGGGTGAAGCAGGGCGGCCTGTCGAGTCAGCTATCTGGGTAGCTGGGAGGGACGATCCCGGCGCGGAGCGGAGCGTTACCATCGTGGGAAAACAACAACAGTTACCGGGAACGGAGACGGTCTGGTCACACGGCAGCCTCAACATGCACCGAATAACGGGGAAATCTGGAGAGGACAACTTAATAATAGAAATGAGCCCGACGGACTCCTTCAACG ATGATTTGAATGGCTGTAACCAGCATGCTTCAGGATCAGCG TTTCCCTACACACCCGACGTGTGTGTGGAGACGTGTGACTCTCTGAACACCAGCCTGGCCTCTCTGGCCCCCTCCGACCAAAGTGACGGTCCACAGTACAGGTCTCAGTCTTTAGAGCAAATCAGTTCTTTGACTGGG CTTTGGAAAAAGCGGGCACTATTCCTGAAGTATCGTTCCAGG ATTGACAAACAACAGCAGAGTAAAGACTCTGTGTTCTTCCGAGATGGAGTACGGCGGATTGATTTTGTCCTCTCTTACGTGGATGAAAAAGATGGTGAAAGAAAACAG GAGAGGAGACGGATCTATGAAGACAACTTGGTGAATGTTGGCCTGGAACTGGAAACAGAAAGCAAATCA GAGTCTGAGGATGGAAAGACCTACTTTGTGAAGATCCACGCTCCATGGGAAGTTTTGTCCACCTACGCTAGTGTGTTGAACCTCAAGGTCCCGTTCAAAGTCGACGACACGCTGGATGAGAAAACAGAAATGCCCATGAGCTGGCTGGCCACGCCTTTCCGTCTGCCCAAGGACATCATGCACCCTGAGCCTGATTATTTCACTGCTCCTTTCAACAAGGACAAACCTGACTTCTTCCTCATCAACGACAAAGACACATTCTTCCCTCCCTCAACTCGCAACAGGATA GTGTACTATATCCTGTCCCGCTGCTCCTACACCGGGGAGGAATGTGCAGATAAAGACAAGAAGGGAATCAAGAGGTTGCTGAACAACAGCACCTAcactgctgctttccctcttcaTGAT TCGAGATACTGGACAAGATCGAAGGATGCTAACTGTGAAAGTGAAAGATACACTCTCTACAAATACTGGGCGAAATTCCTCTGCTTTTTCAAGGAGCAGCCCCtcgacctcgtcag AAATTATTACGGAGAGAAGATTGGTATTTACTTTGCTTGGCTTGGTTTCTACACCGAGATGCTGCTGTTCGCCGCCGTCGTCGGAACCATCTGTTTCCTGTACGGATTCCTCACCTTTGACGACAACGAGTGGAG TAAAGAAATATGTAACGAGAAGATTGGAGGGAATATTGTCATGTGTCCTCTTTGTGACAAGAAATGTAGCTTCTGGAAACTCAACACGACGTGCAACTCGTCGTGG CAATCTCACCTGTTTGACAATGTAGCAACAGTGTTTTTTGCCATCTTCATGGGAATTTGGG TGACGCTGTTTCTGGAGTTCTGGAAGAGGCGGCAGGCCCGACTGGAGTACGAGTGGGATCTGTTCGACTTTGAGGAGGAgcaacagcagctgcagctgcgtCCAGAGTATGAAGCCAAGTGTACCAAGCACGAGAAGAACCCCATCACTCAG GAAATGGAACCTCGCTTGCCCTTAACAAGCAAGTGTGTACGCACGTGTCTGTCTGGAGCCACGGTCCTGTTGTGG ATCTCATTGATCATTGCCTGCATCATTGGGGTGATAGCGTACCGCCTGGCGGTGTACGCAGCCTTTGCTAGTATCATGAAGCAGAGTCCCACCAACCACCTGGAGGTGGTCGGCCCTTACATCACACCCCAGCTGGCCACATCTGTCACAGCCTCTTGCATCAACTTTGTCATCATCATGATCCTCAACCTCATGTATGAGAAAGTGGCTATCTGGATAACCGATATGG AAATCCCAAAGACTCACCTGGAGTATGAGAACAAGCTGACCGTGAAGATGTTCCTCTTCCAGTTCGTCAACTACTACTCTTCATGCTTCTACGTGGCTTTTTTTAAGGGCAAGTTTGTCGGCTACCCTGGAGATTACGCTTATATGTTTGgcaagtggagcaaactgaggaaTGAAGAG TGTGACCCTGGCGGCTGTCTGATTGAATTAACAACCCAGCTGGTGATTGTGATGACCGGCAAACAGGTGTGGGGCAACATCCAGGAAGCTCTGGTGCC GTGGATGATGAACTGGTGGGGCAGCAGGAAGGCTCGGAACCACCCAGAGAGTCTGTACAGTCGCTGGGAGCAGGACCACGACCTGCAGGGCTTTGGACAGCTGGGCCTCTTTGATGAGTACCTGGAAATGG TGATCCAGTTTGGTTTCATCACACTCTTCGTGGCCTCCTTCCCCTTGGCGCCCCTCCTGGCTCTCATCAACAACATCATTGAGATCAGAGTGGATGCCTGGAAGCTCACCACTCAGTTCAGACGTCCTGTGGCAGCCAAGGCCCACAGCATCGGAGCCTGGGAGGAAATCCTCAATGGGATGGCTGTCCTCTCTGTTGTCACGAAT GCATTTATTGTGGCCTTCACCTCTGACATGATTCCTCGGTTGGTGTACATGTATGCCTACCAGCCAGATGGAGAGCTGAACATGAAGGGTTACATAAACAACAGCCTGTCTGTCTTCAACATCTCTGAGATCCCACTGGAGAACAGGCCAGAGGAGGAAGAGAACCCTTCCTGGTTCAACAGCTCCATCACAACCTGCAG GTATCGTGATTACCGCTACCCCCCAGGACATGAGAAGCAGTACTCCCACACTATGCAGTTCTGGCATATTCTGGCTGCTAAGCTGGCTTTTGTCATTATTATGGAG CACGTTGTTTTCCTGGTCAAGTACTTCGTGGCCTGGTTGATTCCTGACGTTCCTTCTGACGTAAGGGCACGGATCAAGAGGGAGCGCTATCTGGTCCAGAAGGAGCTCCACGACTATGAAGTGGAGAAGCTGAAAATCCAGCTCAGCCATCAGAACCACCAGGAGTGCACGTGCACACCAGGGATCTATCCGTATTTATCCAAACATGAGGTGCTGCCAGAATTTTAG
- the ano5a gene encoding anoctamin-5 isoform X1, with product MRLSGERSVGEAGRPVESAIWVAGRDDPGAERSVTIVGKQQQLPGTETVWSHGSLNMHRITGKSGEDNLIIEMSPTDSFNDDLNGCNQHASGSAFPYTPDVCVETCDSLNTSLASLAPSDQSDGPQYRSQSLEQISSLTGLWKKRALFLKYRSRIDKQQQSKDSVFFRDGVRRIDFVLSYVDEKDGERKQERRRIYEDNLVNVGLELETESKSESEDGKTYFVKIHAPWEVLSTYASVLNLKVPFKVDDTLDEKTEMPMSWLATPFRLPKDIMHPEPDYFTAPFNKDKPDFFLINDKDTFFPPSTRNRIVYYILSRCSYTGEECADKDKKGIKRLLNNSTYTAAFPLHDSRYWTRSKDANCESERYTLYKYWAKFLCFFKEQPLDLVRNYYGEKIGIYFAWLGFYTEMLLFAAVVGTICFLYGFLTFDDNEWSKEICNEKIGGNIVMCPLCDKKCSFWKLNTTCNSSWQSHLFDNVATVFFAIFMGIWVTLFLEFWKRRQARLEYEWDLFDFEEEQQQLQLRPEYEAKCTKHEKNPITQEQELILERTATGLAGNIFLCWVAVIFWISLIIACIIGVIAYRLAVYAAFASIMKQSPTNHLEVVGPYITPQLATSVTASCINFVIIMILNLMYEKVAIWITDMEIPKTHLEYENKLTVKMFLFQFVNYYSSCFYVAFFKGKFVGYPGDYAYMFGKWSKLRNEECDPGGCLIELTTQLVIVMTGKQVWGNIQEALVPWMMNWWGSRKARNHPESLYSRWEQDHDLQGFGQLGLFDEYLEMVIQFGFITLFVASFPLAPLLALINNIIEIRVDAWKLTTQFRRPVAAKAHSIGAWEEILNGMAVLSVVTNAFIVAFTSDMIPRLVYMYAYQPDGELNMKGYINNSLSVFNISEIPLENRPEEEENPSWFNSSITTCRYRDYRYPPGHEKQYSHTMQFWHILAAKLAFVIIMEHVVFLVKYFVAWLIPDVPSDVRARIKRERYLVQKELHDYEVEKLKIQLSHQNHQECTCTPGIYPYLSKHEVLPEF from the exons ATGAGGCTTAGCGGTGAGCGGTCAGTGGGTGAAGCAGGGCGGCCTGTCGAGTCAGCTATCTGGGTAGCTGGGAGGGACGATCCCGGCGCGGAGCGGAGCGTTACCATCGTGGGAAAACAACAACAGTTACCGGGAACGGAGACGGTCTGGTCACACGGCAGCCTCAACATGCACCGAATAACGGGGAAATCTGGAGAGGACAACTTAATAATAGAAATGAGCCCGACGGACTCCTTCAACG ATGATTTGAATGGCTGTAACCAGCATGCTTCAGGATCAGCG TTTCCCTACACACCCGACGTGTGTGTGGAGACGTGTGACTCTCTGAACACCAGCCTGGCCTCTCTGGCCCCCTCCGACCAAAGTGACGGTCCACAGTACAGGTCTCAGTCTTTAGAGCAAATCAGTTCTTTGACTGGG CTTTGGAAAAAGCGGGCACTATTCCTGAAGTATCGTTCCAGG ATTGACAAACAACAGCAGAGTAAAGACTCTGTGTTCTTCCGAGATGGAGTACGGCGGATTGATTTTGTCCTCTCTTACGTGGATGAAAAAGATGGTGAAAGAAAACAG GAGAGGAGACGGATCTATGAAGACAACTTGGTGAATGTTGGCCTGGAACTGGAAACAGAAAGCAAATCA GAGTCTGAGGATGGAAAGACCTACTTTGTGAAGATCCACGCTCCATGGGAAGTTTTGTCCACCTACGCTAGTGTGTTGAACCTCAAGGTCCCGTTCAAAGTCGACGACACGCTGGATGAGAAAACAGAAATGCCCATGAGCTGGCTGGCCACGCCTTTCCGTCTGCCCAAGGACATCATGCACCCTGAGCCTGATTATTTCACTGCTCCTTTCAACAAGGACAAACCTGACTTCTTCCTCATCAACGACAAAGACACATTCTTCCCTCCCTCAACTCGCAACAGGATA GTGTACTATATCCTGTCCCGCTGCTCCTACACCGGGGAGGAATGTGCAGATAAAGACAAGAAGGGAATCAAGAGGTTGCTGAACAACAGCACCTAcactgctgctttccctcttcaTGAT TCGAGATACTGGACAAGATCGAAGGATGCTAACTGTGAAAGTGAAAGATACACTCTCTACAAATACTGGGCGAAATTCCTCTGCTTTTTCAAGGAGCAGCCCCtcgacctcgtcag AAATTATTACGGAGAGAAGATTGGTATTTACTTTGCTTGGCTTGGTTTCTACACCGAGATGCTGCTGTTCGCCGCCGTCGTCGGAACCATCTGTTTCCTGTACGGATTCCTCACCTTTGACGACAACGAGTGGAG TAAAGAAATATGTAACGAGAAGATTGGAGGGAATATTGTCATGTGTCCTCTTTGTGACAAGAAATGTAGCTTCTGGAAACTCAACACGACGTGCAACTCGTCGTGG CAATCTCACCTGTTTGACAATGTAGCAACAGTGTTTTTTGCCATCTTCATGGGAATTTGGG TGACGCTGTTTCTGGAGTTCTGGAAGAGGCGGCAGGCCCGACTGGAGTACGAGTGGGATCTGTTCGACTTTGAGGAGGAgcaacagcagctgcagctgcgtCCAGAGTATGAAGCCAAGTGTACCAAGCACGAGAAGAACCCCATCACTCAG GAGCAAGAGTTGATACTTGAGAGAACTGCAACAGGTTTAGCGGGGAACATTTTTCTGTGCTGGGTCGCAGTGATCTTCTGG ATCTCATTGATCATTGCCTGCATCATTGGGGTGATAGCGTACCGCCTGGCGGTGTACGCAGCCTTTGCTAGTATCATGAAGCAGAGTCCCACCAACCACCTGGAGGTGGTCGGCCCTTACATCACACCCCAGCTGGCCACATCTGTCACAGCCTCTTGCATCAACTTTGTCATCATCATGATCCTCAACCTCATGTATGAGAAAGTGGCTATCTGGATAACCGATATGG AAATCCCAAAGACTCACCTGGAGTATGAGAACAAGCTGACCGTGAAGATGTTCCTCTTCCAGTTCGTCAACTACTACTCTTCATGCTTCTACGTGGCTTTTTTTAAGGGCAAGTTTGTCGGCTACCCTGGAGATTACGCTTATATGTTTGgcaagtggagcaaactgaggaaTGAAGAG TGTGACCCTGGCGGCTGTCTGATTGAATTAACAACCCAGCTGGTGATTGTGATGACCGGCAAACAGGTGTGGGGCAACATCCAGGAAGCTCTGGTGCC GTGGATGATGAACTGGTGGGGCAGCAGGAAGGCTCGGAACCACCCAGAGAGTCTGTACAGTCGCTGGGAGCAGGACCACGACCTGCAGGGCTTTGGACAGCTGGGCCTCTTTGATGAGTACCTGGAAATGG TGATCCAGTTTGGTTTCATCACACTCTTCGTGGCCTCCTTCCCCTTGGCGCCCCTCCTGGCTCTCATCAACAACATCATTGAGATCAGAGTGGATGCCTGGAAGCTCACCACTCAGTTCAGACGTCCTGTGGCAGCCAAGGCCCACAGCATCGGAGCCTGGGAGGAAATCCTCAATGGGATGGCTGTCCTCTCTGTTGTCACGAAT GCATTTATTGTGGCCTTCACCTCTGACATGATTCCTCGGTTGGTGTACATGTATGCCTACCAGCCAGATGGAGAGCTGAACATGAAGGGTTACATAAACAACAGCCTGTCTGTCTTCAACATCTCTGAGATCCCACTGGAGAACAGGCCAGAGGAGGAAGAGAACCCTTCCTGGTTCAACAGCTCCATCACAACCTGCAG GTATCGTGATTACCGCTACCCCCCAGGACATGAGAAGCAGTACTCCCACACTATGCAGTTCTGGCATATTCTGGCTGCTAAGCTGGCTTTTGTCATTATTATGGAG CACGTTGTTTTCCTGGTCAAGTACTTCGTGGCCTGGTTGATTCCTGACGTTCCTTCTGACGTAAGGGCACGGATCAAGAGGGAGCGCTATCTGGTCCAGAAGGAGCTCCACGACTATGAAGTGGAGAAGCTGAAAATCCAGCTCAGCCATCAGAACCACCAGGAGTGCACGTGCACACCAGGGATCTATCCGTATTTATCCAAACATGAGGTGCTGCCAGAATTTTAG